In Gadus chalcogrammus isolate NIFS_2021 chromosome 1, NIFS_Gcha_1.0, whole genome shotgun sequence, the sequence ACGGCAACCGTCGCACACCAACCAGTACAAGCATTACAACCATTACACACCAACCATTACAACCATTACACACCAACCATAACAACCATTACACACCAACCAATACAACCGTTACAACCATTACACACCAACCATTACAACCATTACACACCAACCATAACAACCGTTACAACCATTACACAACAACCATTACAACCATTCCACATCAACAATTACAACTATTACACACCAACCATTACAATTATTACACACCAACCATTACAACCATTACACGTCAACAATTACAACCATTACACACCAACCATTACAACTCTTACACACCAACCATTACAACCATTACAACCATCACACAACAACCAATGTGGAAAGCACCTGAGACTGTGCTTTAAGTGTagctatgtgtgagtgtgtctgctcAGGGGTACAGTAGAAGGTTTCCAAAGTCCATGAGCAACGTTGTTGTTTGACTCCTGAACGCATCCCTCCGCGGCGGACGTAGGGGCGACCATGTGACCTGAGgtccagaggagaggagagccacCGGGGGGTCCTTCGGGACACCATGTGACCTGAGGTCcagatgagggaggggggggggggcggggggtcgtCAGGGGAACGGGGCCAAGCAAGGCCACGGTCAACACTGGAACCTTTGAAACCTGCCCCGGTGCAGCTCCGTAACGACTGACTTCCTGTTACCGTTACCAAACAGGAAGTCATGTTGAAACCGGATCTGTTGAGGCAGGGTTCCTGCACTTTCACACCTCTCTCTAGAAACGACCACGCCCGTCAATGAAACACATGAACTCTTGCTAATTATTCAAAGAGAAGCTTCCCAGGTCTCACTAATCAAGGCTATGTCGAGTTTGGGTTGTTTGGCCACGCTCAGTTCTGGTTGTTTGGTCACGCTCAGTTCTGGTTGTTTGGTCACGTTCCGTTGCTTTCGGGTCCAGGAATGAGCCTTCTACCCCCTGCACgttcctcccaccctctctccgcAGATCAGCTGTAAGGTCCTGTCGGTGGTCATCCAGTACACCTTCGCCTCCAGCTACTTCTGGATGCTGTGCCAGGGCATCTACCTGCACACCCTCATCATCGTGGCCGTGTTCGTTGGCGAGCAGCAGCTGGTCTCCTACTACATCCTGGGCTGGGGTGGGTGCTAACCTActcatgctaacatgctaatgctaacatagTGCTAAAAGCGCTAACATGCTAAAGCTAACGTGCTCAGAAATGATCAGAATCATTCAAGACTCAATTGAAGGACTTCAAGACAATCACTGCGTTCAGAGTGCAGTGTCACTGTATTCAGAGTGCAATACTACTGTGTTCAGAGTGCAGTACCACTGTGTTCAGAGTGCAGTATCACTGTGTTCAGAGTGCAGTATCACTGTGTTCAGAGTGCAGTATCACTGTGTTCAGAGTGCTGTGTCACTGCGTTCAGAGTGCAGTATCACTGTGTTCAGAGTGCTGTGTCACTGCTTTCAGAGTGTTGTATCACTGCGTTCAGAGTGCAGTACCACTGTGTTCAGAGTGCAATACTACTGTGTTCAGAGTGCAGTACCACTGTGTTCAGAGTGCTGTATCACGGCGTTCAGAGTGTTGTATCACTGCGTTCAGAGTGCAGTACCACTGTGTTCAGAGTGCAATACTACTGCGTTCAGAGTGCAGTATCACTGCGTTCAGAGTGCAGTATCACTGTGTTCAGAGTGCAGTATCACTGTGTTCAGAGTGCAGTATCACTGTGTTCAGAGTGCAGTATCACTGTGTTCAGAGTGCTGTGTCACTGCGTTCAGAGTGTTGTATCACTGCGTTCAGAGTGCAGTACCACTGTGTTCAGAGTGCAATACTACTGCGTTCAGAGTGCAGTATCACTGTGTTCAGAGTGCAGTATCACGGTGTTCAGAGTGCTGTGTCACTGCGTTCAGACTGCAGTATCACTGTGTTCAGAGTGCTGTGTCACTGCGTTCAGAGTGTTGTATCACTGCGTTCAGAGTGCAGTACCACTGTGTTCAGAGTGCAATACTACTGCGTTCAGAGTGCAGTATCACTGTGTTCAGAGTGCTGTGTCACTGCGTTCAGAGTGCTGTATCACTGTGGTCAGAGTGCATTATCACTGTGCCCAGATATGTTTGACACCATGTGTGGTTCACAGAAGCTCTCATCATCCCCCTGTGCTCCGCAGCTAATAGGTCTCCAGTGTTGAACAACAAGCccttatgaatgaatgaatgagtgaataaaTGAGTGCCTAATGAGCCTGCGAGCGTTACTGGTGTTCGCTCTCATTCATTAGTACTCAGACACTAGACACTCAACAACTACTTCCTGTTACTTCTGCGTCTCCTGCACGAGATCAGCCATCTTCATGTGTGTAATCCAAACCTTTCCTTCTTTTTCAGGTTTTCCCATCATTCCTGCCGTTACGTATGCTGTGGGGCGAGGGATGTTTTATAACGACAAGTAAATAAGTTAACATGACACAGCTATCACACTCAGGGAGACTTAGTTAACATGACACAGTCATCAGACTCAGGAAGACTTGGTTAACATGACACAGTCATCAGACTCAGGAAGACTTAGTTAACATGACACAGTCATCAGACTCAGGAAGACATGGAAGAACTTGTAAGACAAAACTTTGAACGACGTTAACAAGATTTATGACTGTGACGATTTTTAAGTCAGACTACTTTTAGCACAttgagttttgtgtgtgtgtgtgtgtgtgtgtgtttgtgtatgtgcctgtgtgtttatgtgtgtgtgttctttagttGCTGGATCAGCTCCAACACACGGCTATTATACATCATCCATGGTCCAATTCATGTAGCATTACTGGTGAGTCCgcctatctatctgtctatctcgctcccccccctctctctctctctctctccctctcgctctccctctacctctacctcctctctctctctctctctctcgctctccctctacctctacctcctctctctctccctctcagccaTAAATCCGCCATTTCTGTTTGAAGAGGTTCTTTGTCCTTGTGAATAAACATCATGTACAATCATTCCCTAACGTCAAATGATATTTCTTTGTCTTAAGTTATATTCTCTTTCATCCAACAatgacctctccctccctcccgatctctccctcccactccctccccccctctctctccccctccctctccccctctcccttcctccccctctcccctacctccctctctacctctccccctccctcccgctctcccccctccctccctttctctccctcctccctctctctctccacttccctctcccccttcctccccctctccactacctccctctctccctctttatccctccctctctccctccccctccctccctcccccctcccctcccattccccctctctccctccctctcccctccctcccctccccctctccccccccctctcccttcctccccctctcccctccctccctctcccccctcccacctctctctcccccccctctctcccctcacccctcccctccccctccaccttctctctccccctcaccccccctccctcccccccctccaggtgaaCCTGTTCTTCCTGCTGAACATCGTGCGGGTGCTGATCACCAAGCTGAGGGTGACCCACAGCGCTGAGACCACGGCCTACATGAAGGTGGTGCGGGCCATCCTCATCCTGATCCCCCTGCTGGGGGTCCAGTTCATCCTGGTGCCCTGTCGGCCCACGGGCCGCCTGGCCTTCGCCGTCTACGAGTTCACCATGAACATCTTCTCACACTTCCAGGTACGCACTGGGCTGGATCGGGGTTCAGTAtttgttgggggtgggggggggttcagatGCAGGGGTTCAGttttctttggggggggggggggggggttcagtatTGTTCGGGGGGGGTTGTGCTCGGCTCGCGGACCACCCGATGTCCTACATGGCGGATCCAGAGAAACCAGTCTGGACTGAATCAACCAGGCACTCATTTGCGGGAAGTTCTCTCTTGATTTCTTGCATTGTTgtatttagttttacatttcATTCTTTAGCTCTAAAACAATGGCGGGGAGCTCATGACCTGCTATTTCCTTATCTCCGTTGTGGTTTGCACACAATTGAAACTTGGAACACTTTGACAGCGAGGAACGGTTCAAAGAGGGGTTTTACTGTCCCACAGCGACACCTAGTGGTGAGAGTATTCTACGGGGAGCGGTTCTGTTCTCTGTACACCTGGTCCGATGTGAAACGTTATGAAGGATCCGGACGCTCGTATGGGTCCACTCAACGTATCTAGTCGTCCAAAAGCCTCAACATTCTCCGCAGCTTTCTCTCTGCTTGTGATTTTTGCTGACTTCCTGCTGTGCTCTGTCTGCTCCGTAGGGACTCCTGGTGGCCATCATCTTCTGCTTCTGCAACAGTGAGGTGAGCCCCGTTTTATTATCACCATTCAAAAATCAAATCGATCAGAGTGTGAAACAGCGCCTCAAACTAAATGGACTGTAGAGGGATCAGAGTGATCATGGGTGAATCCCAAACGTGGCTCTCTATGagtagatgggggggggggggggcttgacgTGAGCTCCATGTTTATTGCACGTGAGCACAGTGCACGTGACACCCTGGTCCTGTGCTCCAGGCCCAGACGGCGCTGCGCAGGAAGTGGGCCCAGTGGCAGATCGTGTGGGAGAAGAACCCCGTCCACTCCAACTTCCACTCCAGCTCGCACTactgcacctcctccttcaccatgTCCGACACCGGCCAGGCCCCCATCAGCCTGAAGCCCAGCCCCCCGctggtggccccgccccccgacgAGCCACGCCCCCTGGGTCCGCCCCCAAAGGAGCTGGCGCAGACCAACGGCCAATGGAGGGACGGCGAGGCCGGACCGCAGCAACAGAAGCAGCAGACCCCCGGGATCAGCGAGACCACCCGCGtctgaccaccagggggcgtcTGACCACCGGGGGGCGTCTGAAGACCAGGGGGCAGCAGACCCACAGGGGGCGTCTGACCACCAGGGGGTCTGCCCACCAGGGGGTCtgcccaccagggggcagcgctGGGGCGGCGGAAGTCAAGATGGTGGAGCTCGGTTTTTGTTATCATTTGTAGTTTTTTATGTCTTTATTTGTAGTATTTTGTCTCATTTGGGTTTGTTGTTTTCTGTACGCAATGACCTAAAGAGAGACCACAGCTGCTGTTCATCCACATGCTCAGACACGCAgtgacgacacacacaaacacaccacacacacacacacaatacaatacacacaccacacacacacatgcaaactcacaatacacaccacacacacacacacacacacacacacacacacaatacaatacacaccccacacacacacacacacacacacacacacacacacacacacacacacacgcgcaaactcacaatacacaccacacacacacagacacacaatacacacacacacacacacacacacacacacacacacacacacacacacacacacacacacacacacacacacacacacacacacacacacacacacacacacacacaaacacacacacacacacacacaggcacagtgAGAGAAGGGCTTCAGTCCAGCTCGGGGTCTATTTTAACCATGTGTTATACATTGTGTTGCACATGTGCTGTATTATACTTCCGCCTCATATTCTTTATACTCTCCACCGTCCTGCTCATTTCAGCGTACACATGTTACACTGTGGCGATCAGCTATGGTTCAACTGAGAGCTGTGGGTTTGAAACCTGTGTTTAAGCACAGCCCAGTGTCATGTAttaatgtatgtaatgtatgcaGACAGGACCCATCAGACCCAGCCTGCTGTCCACTCTACGGAGTAGCCATCCCCTCAGACTCTGTTCACCAGAGTGTTCGCTGCCATACAGAGGgagggtttgtgtttttatattcTTTATCATATGTGTatcatcttgtgtgtgtgagccagcgTTCTGACTACAGGAGGGAACGGGGGATTCTTCGGAACGAAACCGAGTGTAAAAATAGCCACCAGTTATAAACAACAAGTCCTGAAATGGTTTGTTTTCTTATCGGAGGCCAAAACCAGCCGctggtttcaaaataaaagtcccaaGCAGTCAGTTATGTAATGCAGATTATCAGGACACTTAAATATTACAAAGCCCAACACAGTATTACTAATGTTCCTATACTTGTGCGTCGTTGTTATTGTATTACTATCGGTCAAATAATTGAGGAAATGCGCCACTATTTATAACGCTTTGTATCGTCGTTGCCatgaacttttatttttcaagagTTTTATTATTACTGCATACTTGTATGAAATGGCCAACGAGAGGTTTTCTACTGCAATTAAATCAAATAAAGGTTATCCGATACCTGCGAAACATTCCAACAGATGTTAAGGGAGATTTTGTGGGAATGGTTGACTTTTTGAATATTATTATCTACTTTGTAAATATTTGATGACTAACTCTGAGTTATGAGTGACAATAAATATAATGTTGAATACCCGATTTTGTGAGATCTTATGGTTTAATTTAGAGACAAACTTTATGAATTTCCCTATGTAGCAAAATACATAAAAGTCAACAATAACCAACCAAAGATAGGTATGTtgtaatgaaaataaatgaatcactCAACCAAGCAATAGCAGATGTAGGCGATATGTACAAAACGGCCTATATTCACTAGTTTATTGAAATAGCTTAACTTCGCAGACACCCCAAAAGGGCGAGGTCCCACCGAGATTTGAACTCGGATCGCTGGATTCAAAGTCCAGAGTGCTAACCATTACACCATGGGACCGGATGGTACAGCAACTACgacatttccttttttgttaaCACCCAAACAATCAATGCTAGTATCACGGAGCTTTGAAATATTTATTCATGATTAATCCATGCTGTAGTGCACGTATACCCACAACAAAGGACCACTGCGTAAAGACTTCAACTGGTTCCACGGCGGTCTAACCACAAGACGGAGCTCGTGGAACGGGGTTATCCCGATAAGCATTACTGGcgtgagagagggcgggactagCGGCGatagagagggcgggacttccgaTAGACAGTAATCCCTCGACATGTTGCAACGTTTAGTCAatcatattacaaaaatcccGATATTTATTCCCCTTGTCATTGTTGTTACTCTTCTTGTTATTCCCTCTCTGGGGACTGTTAACTGGCGCGGACAGCGCAAAGGAAGTTTAAGAACGGAATTTCGTTGCTGTGGACCGGGATAACGCCAGGATCATCTCTTGGCCTCGTAGAGATTTTATCGACCACTTTGCTTTCCAAATATATTAGCTACAATGAACGGCCGGAACACGATGTACTACTTGGATTACAATAATAAAGTTAATTTCAGTGCTTCAAGACAAGAGGCATCTCATCTTCCGTTGTTCAATGTAACTCGGCTTAATATAGTAtacaccaatacacgaagataaTCGATGGCAATTGTTATTGTAATATTGTTCggccaaaaaaatattttaaaacaatgGAAATAAATCAGGACCAACCTGCTATTGGTCCAGTAGATGTGTGTTCACGTTGCTCTTCTTCAGTTCCTGAACTCAAACCTCTGAACATGCATCGTTCTTGTTGCCATAGTGATTTTTTTGTCTGGAATCCCAAAATATTCTTGGAGCCATCATGCGCCTCGAAGCATGAACTGACCGACGCCATCAGTGGGCATTTCAGCCATGTGCAAAGAACTATAATCAACTACAGTATTCAAATGTCTGTTTCATCAAATGAACACAAAGACCCCTTcttaaaatctttttttattagaaTCCCCTATTAGTCATTCTCGAGACCTTACggataattcattcattcattcaaacgTCCTCTGATCTAACTCCAAACATTCAGTCCAAGAAATAAAACAATCCGGCTCACAGAACCATATTGAACGGAGAGGTACATTTGAACGCAAGATAACACACACTACTCGATTATTTTGTCCCTTCTTTAAATTGATTTTCATAGTGTTCTCTCTGAACTCTGAGACGTTTGTGATTTTTCTGTTCTTTTGAAGAATCCATGTTAACCATGtgcacaataacacaataatcAACATAAACAGCTCAATAAGGCACATCATTAATCCCCGAGATGCATGGTCACCACTTCCTGGTGATGCGGTCGCGTTGCCCGTGGCTACAGCTCCGGGTGTTCCGATTGGCCGTTCTTCTTCTGGGCGGCGCTCAGCTTCTCCGGGATGGTTTTGGTGAAGAAGGTGTACACGTCGCTGGCCAGGTGCTGCCGCACCTCCTGCTTCATGTCGATGGACAGGTAGTTCTCCTGGGGCCCGTACTGGGGCCAGGGGACCAGACCGGGGCCGCCTGgactcctgggggggggggacacctcAGTCCACGTCACTTGAAATGGCGATTGACATGAATATAGCTGGCGTTGTATTCATTTGAAATGCGAGTTGAAGTAGTGTGGAATTGTATGTTTTTGTATGGCAGGATAAAGCACGTTTTCTAGAATTGATAATGTAAAAGAATAGATGGTAAAACATGGTTACAAAGCTACAAAATATCATTAGTTAAAAAACTAGCAATTTGAGTTGAAACAACGCATTTTTTTAATGCAGGCCTATTCTGTTAAATCAAAATGTCTCGGGCTGTAGACATGACAAAGTCCTCCTCTAAGTGAGGGAGACATTGGGTGTTTTTCATGGAGAAGCTTGGAGGTGTTGTTCCTACCCTGTGCGGGCGAAGTTCCCCCAGTAGGACATCAGCAGTTTGGACAGCTGCAGCTCCTCTGCTGTGCAGGCACCTACGGGTGCAGTAGGATGGTCAGAGGCACAGGT encodes:
- the LOC130381610 gene encoding calcitonin gene-related peptide type 1 receptor-like, whose translation is MGLGGLGEEEGDPDNSSLPATQSHILTAQFECYMKINEDPPRQGNGTFCNRTWDGWLCWGDAEPGTVLQMCPEYFQDFDPAEKVTKVCNPDGTWFHHPESNRVWSNYTQCAAYTKGKLKVAYSLFYLALLGHGLSIISLLISLIIFSYFKSLSCQRVSLHKNMFMSFILNSVVTVIWLSTVPNNQELVASNPISCKVLSVVIQYTFASSYFWMLCQGIYLHTLIIVAVFVGEQQLVSYYILGWGFPIIPAVTYAVGRGMFYNDNCWISSNTRLLYIIHGPIHVALLVNLFFLLNIVRVLITKLRVTHSAETTAYMKVVRAILILIPLLGVQFILVPCRPTGRLAFAVYEFTMNIFSHFQGLLVAIIFCFCNSEAQTALRRKWAQWQIVWEKNPVHSNFHSSSHYCTSSFTMSDTGQAPISLKPSPPLVAPPPDEPRPLGPPPKELAQTNGQWRDGEAGPQQQKQQTPGISETTRV